From Tripterygium wilfordii isolate XIE 37 chromosome 13, ASM1340144v1, whole genome shotgun sequence, the proteins below share one genomic window:
- the LOC120012552 gene encoding F-box/LRR-repeat protein At3g59190-like, translating to MDAICMSSSPKRQKIDEGEKVGENEDRISQLPDCILHCILSLLPTKDAVAACILSKRWQDLWISVTNLDLKCPGNYRKGEDWKKKSFTHFMEKVLLHPSSNIKKFRLSLDDSLHHSFLNTWILAAVRRQVQELRLSLPQRNFLLPDCLSTCSTLSTLKLKVDILKLPGSFCLPNLTVLHLCDLHFGDNVSTHKLFSGLTVLEELELTRCKWRRVHSTISISTLKILALDTLDISFYASEAFHNGRCHLRVYVENLIYFSFTGDLKVDLLLVNSSLLVDASILLEGSVRMRDDKASSHAANLFDGIRFARSIKIDDDTMKRLFDIVEEVKMIPKYGYLTSLEVNATVMRETSYVLKDFLRNSPILESLVVKKVHGGRWSRCPMLSLKTCSLKYFSGLEPEISFLTFVLKRCAVLERIKVYCEKCLSRNPEKLECISKQLEKALPKDSKSCVIEFL from the exons ATGGATGCGATTTGTATGTCGTCGAGTCCAAAAAGACAGAAGATTGATGAAGGAGAAAAGGTGGGTGAGAATGAAGATAGAATCAGTCAATTGCCGGATTGTATTCTCCATTGCATCCTGTCTCTCCTTCCAACTAAAGATGCTGTAGCAGCTTGCATACTGTCTAAAAGGTGGCAGGATCTATGGATCTCAGTTACCAACTTAGACTTAAAATGCCCTGGTAACTACAGAAAGGGGGAAGACTGGAAGAAAAAGAGCTTcactcatttcatggaaaaagtGCTTCTGCACCCTTCTTCGAATATTAAGAAGTTCCGTCTCTCACTTGATGATTCTCTTCATCATTCATTTCTCAATACTTGGATCCTTGCTGCTGTTAGACGACAAGTTCAAGAGCTTCGTCTCTCACTCCCTCAAAGAAACTTTTTGTTGCCCGACTGTCTTTCTACCTGCAGTACATTAAGTACATTGAAACTCAAAGTAGATATTTTGAAACTTCCTGGATCCTTCTGCCTTCCAAACCTCACGGTTTTACATCTTTGTGACCTTCACTTCGGAGACAATGTTTCTACCCATAAATTATTTTCTGGTCTAACAGTTCTTGAAGAATTGGAATTGACTCGTTGCAAATGGAGAAGGGTCCATTCGACAATCTCTATCTCAACGCTAAAGATCTTAGCTTTGGATACTCTGGATATTTCTTTCTACGCTTCTGAAGCTTTCCATAACGGAAGATGTCATCTCAGGGTGTATGTAGAAAATCTTATTTACTTCAGTTTTACAGGTGACTTGAAAGTCGATTTGCTTCTAGTAAACTCGTCTTTGTTAGTCGATGCATCTATACTCCTGGAAGGCTCTGTGAGGATGAGGGATGACAAAGCTTCATCCCATGCAGCTAATCTCTTCGATGGAATTCGGTTTGCTAGATCAATAAAAATTGATGATGACACCATGAAG CGTCTCTTTGATATTGTGGAGGAGGTGAAGATGATCCCTAAATATGGTTATCTGACCTCTTTGGAAGTGAATGCAACAGTGATGAGGGAAACAAGTTATGTCCTGAAGGACTTTCTTCGAAATTCACCTATCCTTGAATCTCTTGTTGTTAAGaag GTACATGGTGGAAGGTGGAGTCGGTGTCCTATGTTGAGTCTCAAAACATGTAGCCTGAAATATTTTAGTGGACTGGAGCCAGAGATAAGTTTTTTGACGTTTGTTTTGAAGAGGTGTGCAGTGTTGGAGAGGATAAAGGTTTACTGTGAAAAATGTCTGTCAAGAAATCCTGAGAAGCTAGAGTGCATTTCCAAGCAGCTAGAAAAAGCACTACCCAAAGACTCGAAGAGTTGTGTAATTGAGTTTCTGTAA
- the LOC120012553 gene encoding ATP synthase subunit alpha, chloroplastic-like: MSNIIVSSKILKSTTHISSNIICERIEQYNREIKHVNSGTVLQVGDGITRIYGLDEVIVGELVKFDEGTLDIALNLESNNVGVVLMGDALMIEEGSSIKAIGRIAQIPVSEAYLSLVINALTKPIDGRGKISVSESWLIESFAPGIISRRSAYEPLETGLIAIDSMIPIGRGQRELIIRDRQTGKTTIATNTILNQLKLFFLRSSPSMSPVMLTRHDIFS; the protein is encoded by the exons aTGTCAAATATAATTGTT TCTTCCAAAATCCTCAAGAGTACTACACATATAAGCAGTAATATCATATGTGAACGTATTGAACAATATAATAGAGAAATAAAGCATGTAAATAGCGGTACCGTACTTCAAGTAGGCGACGGTATCACTCGTATTTACGGTCTTGATGAAGTAATAGTGGGTGAATTAGTAAAATTTGACGAGGGTACACTCGACATTGCTCTTAATTTGGAATCAAATAATGTTGGTGTTGTATTAATGGGTGATGCTTTAATGATAGAAGAGGGAAGCTCTATAAAAGCAATAGGAAGAATTGCTCAAATACCAGTGAGTGAGGCTTATTTGAGTCTTGTTATAAATGCCCTGACTAAACCTATTGATGGTCGAGGCAAAATTTCAGTTTCTGAATCTTGGTTAATTGAATCTTTCGCTCCAGGTATTATTTCAAGGCGCTCCGCATATGAGCCTCTTGAAACAGGCCTTATTGCTATTGATTCGATGATCCCTATAGGACGTGGTCAACGAGAATTAATTATTCGTGACAGACAAACCGGTAAAACAACGATAGCCACAAATACAATCCTCAATCAATTGAAACTCTTCTTTTTGAGATCTTCCCCCTCTATGTCACCTGTCATGCTGACTAGGCATGacattttttcttaa
- the LOC120012554 gene encoding F-box/FBD/LRR-repeat protein At4g26340-like, giving the protein MDLIYTSSNPKRQKIEEEEKVVENEDRITQLPDSLLHHILSLLPTKDAVATCILSTRWQDLWMSVTNLDLKCTVFAKTLRALKVKLSCDLELPETICLPSLTVLHLCYFNFEDEVSIDKLFSGLPVLEELELTHCKWNMFTATTSIPTLKSLTLDFSLDPGDDVYGCLRLNVENLMYFSYTGNLKVDLLLETSSSLVDASIHVGGFVRHDEASSHAANLFNGIRFAKSIKIDNDTVERLWDIVEEEKMIPKFGYLTSLEVDATVTSETSDVLKDFLQNSPILESLVVRKVHGGRWARDSTTQCPMLNLKTCSLLYFSGQAPEVSFLKFVLKWCAVLERIKLFCAKCLSSNPEKLAYINKQLEKALLKVSKSCVIEFL; this is encoded by the exons ATGGATCTGATTTATACGTCCTCAAATCCAAAAAGGCagaagattgaagaagaagaaaaagtggtTGAGAATGAAGATAGAATCACCCAGTTGCCTGatagtcttctccatcacaTCCTGTCTCTTCTTCCAACTAAAGATGCTGTAGCAACTTGCATATTATCTACAAGGTGGCAGGATCTATGGATGTCAGTTACCAACTTGGACTTGAAATGCACTG TCTTTGCCAAAACATTAAGGGCATTGAAAGTCAAATTATCCTGTGATTTGGAACTTCCTGAAACCATCTGCCTTCCAAGCCTCACGGTTTTACATCTCTGTTACTTTAACTTTGAAGATGAAGTTTCTattgataaattattttctgGTCTTCCAGTCCTTGAAGAATTGGAATTGACTCATTGCAAATGGAATATGTTCACTGCTACAACCTCTATCCCGACACTAAAGAGCTTAACTTTGGATTTTTCTCTCGATCCTGGTGATGACGTGTATGGATGTCTCAGGTTGAATGTAGAAAATCTTATGTACTTCAGTTATACAGGTAACTTGAAAGTTGATTTGCTTCTAGAGACGTCGTCTTCTTTAGTTGATGCATCTATACACGTGGGAGGCTTTGTGCGCCATGACGAAGCTTCATCCCACGCAGCTAATCTCTTCAATGGAATTCGTTTTGCCAAatcaataaaaattgataatgaCACTGTGGAG CGTCTCTGGGATAttgtggaggaggagaagatgaTCCCTAAATTTGGTTATCTGACCTCTTTGGAAGTGGATGCAACAGTGACGAGTGAAACAAGTGATGTACTGAAGGACTTTCTTCAAAATTCACCTATCCTTGAATCTCTTGTTGTTAGGAAG GTACATGGTGGAAGGTGGGCAAGAGATTCGACAACTCAGTGTCCTATGTTGAACCTCAAAACATGTAGCCTGCTATATTTTAGTGGACAGGCGCCAGAGGTGAGTTTTTTGAAGTTTGTTTTGAAGTGGTGTGCAGTGTTGGAGAGGATAAAACTCTTCTGTGCAAAATGTCTGTCAAGTAATCCTGAGAAGTTAGCGTACATTAACAAGCAGCTAGAAAAAGCACTACTCAAAGTCTCGAAGAGTTGTGTAATTGAGTTTCTGTAA
- the LOC120013215 gene encoding cytochrome P450 71AU50-like, with translation MVLTWASIATIVALALFLQLLLRKMTSTKHKKLPPGPKGLPIFGCLHMLGKFPHRAMHQLSQKYGPIMYMKLGLMPTVVVSSPQAAELFLKTHDLVFASRPSLEAAKYISYEQTGISFAPYGSYWRNMRKMCTLELLSTLKINDFKSMRREEIKKFVEHIKDAAKEGVAVDVSAKVASLSADMTCRMVFGKKYMDKDLDERGFKAVIHEGMKLGATPNVGDYIPQIAWLDLQGLRKRMKAVSKVFDDFFEKIIDEHIHCRDEDKVKDFVDVMLGIVGSEETEYSINRGNIKAVILDMLAGGMDTSFTSVEWTMSELLRHPRVMEKLQKELEEVVGMNRMVEESDLEKLDYLDMVVKESMRIHPVAPLLIPHESIEDCIVDGFHIPRKSRIVINTWSIGRDPRSWTDAEKFIPERFEGSNVDVRGHDFELLPFGSGRRGCPGLQLGLTMVQLMLAQTVHCFDWELPDNMLASELDMTEEFALATPRANHLMAVPTYRLYN, from the exons ATGGTTTTGACATGGGCTTCTATAGCCACCATTGTTGCACTTGCTTTGTTTCTTCAGCTTTTGTTAAGGAAGATGACGAGTACCAAACACAAAAAACTACCTCCTGGTCCTAAAGGCTTGCCAATATTTGGTTGCCTACACATGCTGGGCAAGTTTCCACACAGAGCAATGCATCAATTATCACAGAAATATGGACCCATTATGTACATGAAGTTGGGTTTGATGCCAACAGTTGTTGTCTCTTCACCACAAGCAGCTGAATTGTTCCTTAAGACACATGACCTCGTCTTTGCAAGTAGGCCTTCACTTGAAGCTGCAAAGTACATCTCTTATGAGCAAACCGGTATATCTTTTGCTCCTTACGGTTCTTACTGGCGAAACATGCGTAAAATGTGCACTCTAGAGTTACTCAGCACCCTCAAAATCAATGACTTCAAGTCCATGAGACGGGAGGAGATCAAGAAATTTGTCGAGCACATTAAGGACGCGGCTAAAGAAGGCGTTGCAGTTGATGTTAGTGCTAAAGTAGCATCGCTTAGCGCTGACATGACTTGTAGGATGGTGTTTGGTAAGAAATACATGGACAAAGATCTTGATGAGAGAGGGTTTAAGGCTGTGATTCATGAAGGGATGAAACTAGGTGCTACTCCTAATGTCGGTGATTACATTCCTCAGATTGCTTGGCTTGATCTTCAGGGGCTGAGGAAGCGAATGAAGGCTGTTAGTAAGGTGTTTGATGATTTCTTTGAGAAGATCATTGATGAGCATATTCATTGTAGAGATGAAGATAAAGTTAAAGACTTTGTTGATGTCATGTTGGGGATAGTTGGATCCGAAGAAACAGAGTATTCTATCAATCGCGGCAACATTAAGGCTGTAATCTTG GACATGCTTGCAGGAGGAATGGATACCTCGTTTACATCCGTTGAGTGGACAATGTCAGAACTTTTAAGGCACCCAAGAGTAATGGAGAAACTACAAAAGGAGTTAGAAGAAGTGGTGGGAATGAACAGAATGGTTGAAGAATCAGATTTGGAGAAGTTGGACTACTTAGACATGGTGGTGAAGGAATCAATGAGGATCCACCCCGTGGCACCTTTACTCATACCTCATGAGTCCATTGAGGATTGCATTGTCGACGGCTTCCACATACCCAGAAAATCTCGCATCGTTATCaatacatggtctattgggcGAGACCCAAGGTCGTGGACCGATGCAGAGAAGTTCATTCCTGAGAGATTTGAAGGAAGTAATGTAGATGTTCGCGGACATGACTTCGAGCTTCTTCCATTCGGTTCTGGACGTAGGGGATGCCCTGGACTACAGTTGGGTTTGACTATGGTCCAGCTAATGCTAGCACAAACGGTGCACTGCTTTGATTGGGAGCTTCCAGATAATATGTTGGCTAGTGAATTGGACATGACCGAGGAGTTTGCTCTGGCAACTCCTAGGGCTAACCATCTAATGGCGGTCCCCACTTACCGACTTTACAATTGA
- the LOC120012555 gene encoding cytochrome P450 71AU50-like, producing MSPLRLPLSMTSTYPENHAIIINAWSIGRDPSAWTDAEKFIPERFEGSNVDLRGHDFKLLPFGAGRRGCPGLQLGLTMVRLMLAQMVHCFDWELPDNMLATELDMTEEFALTTPRANHLMLGAISEFMVYRILNGMNPTETTQRKTKRGRTLSKIQAHKLFFAQKALEGA from the exons ATGAGTCCATTGAGGCTTCCACTGTCAATGACTTCCACATACCCAGAGAATCACGCAATCATTATCAATGCATGGTCTATTGGGCGAGACCCAAGTGCGTGGACCGATGCAGAGAAGTTCATTCCTGAGAGATTTGAAGGAAGTAATGTAGATCTTCGCGGACATGACTTCAAGCTTCTTCCATTCGGTGCTGGACGCAGGGGATGCCCAGGACTACAGTTGGGTTTGACCATGGTTCGGCTAATGCTAGCACAAATGGTGCATTGCTTTGATTGGGAGCTTCCAGATAATATGTTGGCTACTGAATTGGACATGACCGAAGAGTTTGCTCTGACAACTCCTAGGGCTAACCATCTAATG CTTGGTGCAATATCTGAATTTATGGTTTATAGAATCTTGAATgg AATGAATCCCACGGAGACAACGCAGAGAAAGACGAAGAGAGGCAGAACCCTCTCTAAAATTCAAGCACATAAGTTGTTCTTTGCCCAAAAAGCCCTAGAAGGTGCATGA